A window from bacterium encodes these proteins:
- a CDS encoding universal stress protein — MTETLRFHLLGSTLAAAFAAAMAALLFWMLRLPRPVSAEIARAVRSVGAVRTIFVPILESYYSARAVELASRLGEEQKATILLGYVVEVPRTLSLGVALPNVEQRGRHALDRAGEIVATHHLQSTAEVIRAREAGEGIARTARDHDVDLIVLGISPQTGFVEGSTERVAESLFRNAPCEVIIDRLAETSIGAVAPDA; from the coding sequence GTGACGGAGACGCTGCGGTTTCATCTGCTCGGCTCTACCCTGGCGGCGGCGTTTGCCGCTGCGATGGCGGCGCTGCTCTTTTGGATGCTGCGCCTGCCGCGTCCCGTCTCGGCCGAGATCGCGCGCGCCGTGCGGTCTGTGGGAGCCGTCCGTACGATCTTCGTGCCGATTCTGGAATCCTACTATTCCGCCCGCGCCGTCGAGCTCGCGAGCCGCCTCGGGGAGGAGCAGAAGGCGACCATTTTGCTCGGATACGTGGTCGAAGTTCCGCGAACGCTGAGCCTCGGCGTCGCGCTTCCGAATGTCGAGCAGCGCGGACGGCACGCGTTGGACCGGGCGGGCGAAATCGTCGCCACACACCATTTGCAGTCTACGGCCGAAGTGATCCGGGCGCGCGAAGCGGGCGAGGGAATCGCAAGAACGGCGCGCGACCACGATGTAGATCTCATCGTGCTTGGGATCTCGCCCCAGACCGGGTTCGTCGAAGGGTCGACGGAGCGCGTCGCGGAATCGCTGTTTCGAAACGCGCCCTGCGAGGTCATCATCGACCGCCTCGCCGAGACGAGCATCGGCGCGGTGGCGCCGGACGCGTAG
- a CDS encoding TrkA family potassium uptake protein, which translates to MHVVVLGCGRVGAMLASMLETEGHTVAIIDRDPESFRRLSADFRGKTILGIGIDEDILKKAGIERAGGFAACTNGDNSNIMSAQIAKVKYKVPRVIARIYDPLRAEAYREFGIDTISPTLLGAGLCMDFLAARPWRTIEQYHAVREARLLSAEPEGGE; encoded by the coding sequence ATGCATGTGGTGGTCCTAGGCTGCGGACGCGTCGGGGCGATGCTCGCCTCGATGTTGGAGACCGAGGGTCATACCGTCGCGATCATCGACCGGGACCCGGAATCGTTCCGCCGGCTCAGCGCCGACTTTCGCGGGAAGACGATTCTCGGCATCGGCATCGATGAAGACATTCTCAAGAAGGCCGGAATCGAGCGGGCCGGCGGATTCGCCGCCTGTACGAACGGGGACAACAGCAATATCATGTCCGCGCAGATCGCGAAGGTGAAGTACAAGGTACCGCGCGTGATCGCAAGGATCTACGATCCACTTCGCGCGGAGGCCTACCGGGAGTTCGGGATCGACACGATCTCGCCCACGCTGCTCGGCGCCGGCCTCTGCATGGACTTTCTCGCGGCGCGGCCGTGGCGGACGATCGAGCAGTACCACGCGGTGCGCGAGGCGCGGCTGCTGTCGGCGGAGCCCGAGGGGGGCGAGTAG
- a CDS encoding TrkA family potassium uptake protein, whose protein sequence is MYIIIAGGGKVGYYLTKALRDDGQEVTVIEKLRRRYVILKEEFGDAALLGDACEVRTLDQAGAVRADLVAAVTGDDEDNLVICQMAKRKFNVKRVIARINNPKNEVTFQLLGIDETVSSTKLIYSLIEQEVEAADIIPLTALRRGNLEVVEVAIPPDSPAANRRVRDLPLPRGCTLGILVRGESAEVVHPDTMLRPGDDLVAIIPAAGVQAFRLALLGRGVPAS, encoded by the coding sequence GTGTACATCATTATCGCGGGAGGCGGCAAAGTCGGCTACTACCTGACCAAGGCGCTGCGCGACGACGGACAGGAAGTGACCGTCATCGAGAAGCTGCGGCGGCGCTACGTGATTCTCAAGGAGGAGTTCGGCGACGCCGCCCTGCTGGGCGACGCCTGCGAAGTGCGGACGCTCGACCAGGCCGGCGCGGTACGCGCCGATCTGGTCGCCGCGGTCACCGGCGACGACGAGGACAATCTCGTGATCTGCCAGATGGCGAAGCGCAAGTTCAACGTCAAACGCGTGATCGCGCGCATCAACAACCCGAAGAACGAAGTCACCTTCCAGTTGCTGGGGATCGACGAGACGGTCAGCTCAACGAAACTGATCTACAGCCTCATCGAGCAGGAAGTCGAAGCGGCGGACATCATCCCGCTCACGGCGCTGAGGCGCGGCAACCTGGAAGTGGTCGAGGTGGCCATTCCGCCGGATTCCCCCGCGGCGAACCGGCGGGTTCGCGACCTGCCGCTGCCGCGCGGGTGCACCCTCGGGATCCTCGTGCGCGGGGAGTCCGCGGAAGTCGTGCACCCGGACACGATGCTTCGACCGGGCGACGACCTGGTCGCAATTATTCCCGCGGCCGGAGTCCAGGCCTTCCGCCTGGCCCTCCTCGGCCGGGGCGTGCCGGCGTCCTAA
- the kdpF gene encoding K(+)-transporting ATPase subunit F: MNGFFVALAGVLSIGLFVYLVCALLKPEWFV; the protein is encoded by the coding sequence ATGAACGGTTTCTTCGTCGCGCTCGCCGGCGTTCTTTCGATCGGGCTCTTCGTCTACCTGGTCTGCGCCCTCTTGAAGCCCGAGTGGTTCGTATGA
- the kdpA gene encoding potassium-transporting ATPase subunit KdpA encodes MTTAGVLRILLPLVVVFALVKPLGTYMARVYMGERTILDPVLRPLERLFYRWSRVDPHEDMSWQTYSIAILSFTFAGMLLLYALQRMQAVLPLNPQKMPAVSPALSLNTAVSFATNTNWQNYGGETTLSYLVQMTGLTVKNFTSAAAGMAVMLALFRGLARRSASAIGNFWVDLTRSALYIFLPMSMVLALLLASQGVVATLSPYKTTTLVEPTSYDRPATDANGKPVLDAQGHQKTTTVKVTEQVLAVGPAASQIAIKQLGTNGGGFFNVNSSHPYENPTPFSNFLEVIAIVLIPAAVCYTFGRMIGDTRQGWAILAAMTLMFLPLLAMAEGFEQAGNPLIARLGVDQRAGPLQSGGNMEGKETRFGVPDSALWATATTATSNGSVNSMHDSYTPLGGLVPLVGMHLGEVVYGGVGVGLYDMLMVVILAAFVAGLMVGRTPEYLGKKIEAFEMKMASVVVLVMPLIVLLGTALAVATPAGRAGASNPGPHGYSEILYAFTSMGNNNGSAFAGINSNTPFYNDVGAVVLWLGRFWEIVPVLAVAGSMAAKKIVPPSPGTLPTHTGQFVLWLAAVTVIIGALSFLPALALGPIVEHFLMHAGAVVK; translated from the coding sequence ATGACGACGGCCGGCGTGCTGCGGATCCTGCTCCCACTCGTGGTCGTCTTCGCGCTGGTCAAGCCGCTCGGGACCTACATGGCCCGCGTCTACATGGGCGAACGGACGATCCTCGACCCCGTGCTGCGGCCGCTGGAGCGGCTGTTCTATCGCTGGTCGCGCGTCGATCCGCACGAGGACATGTCCTGGCAGACGTACTCGATCGCCATTCTCTCGTTCACGTTTGCCGGCATGCTGCTGCTGTACGCGCTTCAGCGGATGCAGGCCGTGCTTCCGCTCAATCCGCAGAAGATGCCGGCGGTCTCGCCGGCCCTGTCGCTCAACACCGCGGTCTCGTTCGCGACCAACACGAACTGGCAGAACTACGGCGGCGAAACGACCCTCAGCTACCTGGTCCAGATGACGGGGCTGACCGTCAAGAACTTCACCTCGGCGGCGGCGGGTATGGCGGTGATGCTGGCGCTCTTCCGGGGCCTGGCGCGGCGGTCGGCGAGCGCGATCGGCAACTTCTGGGTGGACCTGACGCGGAGCGCGCTCTATATCTTCCTGCCGATGTCGATGGTACTGGCGCTGCTGCTCGCGTCGCAGGGCGTTGTGGCGACCCTCTCTCCCTACAAGACCACGACGCTCGTCGAGCCCACGTCGTACGACCGGCCGGCGACCGACGCGAACGGCAAGCCGGTGCTTGATGCGCAGGGCCACCAGAAGACGACGACGGTGAAGGTCACCGAGCAGGTGCTCGCGGTCGGGCCGGCCGCTTCGCAGATTGCGATCAAGCAACTCGGCACGAACGGAGGCGGCTTCTTCAACGTCAACTCGTCCCACCCGTACGAGAATCCGACGCCGTTCTCCAATTTTCTCGAGGTGATCGCGATCGTCCTAATTCCGGCCGCGGTCTGCTACACGTTCGGCCGGATGATCGGCGACACGCGGCAGGGCTGGGCGATCCTGGCCGCGATGACGCTGATGTTCCTGCCGCTGTTGGCCATGGCCGAGGGTTTCGAGCAGGCCGGCAACCCGCTGATCGCGCGCCTCGGTGTGGATCAGCGCGCGGGTCCGCTGCAGTCGGGCGGCAATATGGAAGGCAAGGAGACGCGGTTCGGCGTGCCGGACTCCGCCCTGTGGGCGACCGCGACCACCGCGACCTCGAACGGGTCGGTCAACTCCATGCACGACTCGTACACGCCGCTCGGGGGTCTCGTGCCGCTCGTCGGCATGCACCTCGGCGAGGTCGTCTACGGCGGCGTCGGGGTCGGCCTGTACGACATGCTGATGGTGGTGATCCTCGCCGCGTTCGTCGCCGGGCTGATGGTGGGCAGGACGCCGGAGTACCTCGGCAAGAAGATCGAGGCGTTCGAGATGAAGATGGCGTCGGTCGTCGTCCTCGTGATGCCGCTGATCGTGCTGCTCGGCACCGCGCTCGCCGTCGCGACGCCGGCCGGCCGCGCCGGCGCCTCCAACCCCGGCCCGCACGGCTACAGCGAGATTCTCTATGCCTTCACCTCGATGGGCAACAACAACGGCAGCGCGTTCGCCGGCATCAACAGCAACACGCCGTTCTACAACGACGTCGGCGCGGTGGTGCTGTGGCTCGGGCGGTTCTGGGAGATCGTGCCCGTGCTGGCCGTCGCGGGCTCCATGGCGGCGAAGAAGATCGTGCCGCCGAGCCCCGGGACGCTGCCGACCCACACCGGGCAGTTCGTGTTGTGGCTCGCCGCGGTCACCGTGATCATCGGGGCGCTCAGCTTTCTGCCGGCGCTCGCGCTCGGCCCAATCGTCGAGCACTTCCTGATGCACGCCGGCGCGGTGGTCAAGTGA
- the kdpB gene encoding potassium-transporting ATPase subunit KdpB, whose translation MLWRTAILDSFLRLDPRQQVRNPVMFVVEVTSILTTLLFFHALFGRGEAPAPFIGSVSAWLWFTVVFANFAEALAEGRGKAQAEALRRARRDTPAKRLRRPERPDRAGPYETVSSTVLRKGDVVLVEAGDVISGDGEVVQGIASVDESAVTGESAPVIRESGGDRSAVTGSTRVLSDWLLVRITANPGEGFIDRMIALIEGARRQKTPNEIALNILLAGFTILFLVVCATLLPYSIYSVGAAGRGAPVTITVLVALLVCLIPTTIGGLLSAIGIAGMDRMIKRNVIALSGRAVEAAGDVDVLLLDKTGTITLGNRQAVEFIPVDHANAEELAEVAQLASLADETPEGRSIVVLAKERYGLRGRTVGTGSDGTDEGQSEGMTFVPFTAQTRMSGVNFDGVVIRKGAPDAIVAQVRSGGGAVPQDLNAVVERIARSGGTPLVVSRNDKILGVIHLKDIVKGGIKERFMQLRRMGIRTVMITGDNPLTAAAIAAEAGVDDFLAQAKPEDKLRLIREQQAGGRLVAMTGDGTNDAPALAQADVAVAMNTGTQPAREAANMIDLDSNPTKLIEVVEIGKQLLMTRGALTTFSIANDVAKYFAIIPAAFASTYPALGALNFMRLSTPQSAISSAVIFNALIIVALIPLALRGVQYRPAGAARILRN comes from the coding sequence ATGCTGTGGCGGACGGCGATCCTGGACTCGTTCCTGCGGCTCGATCCTCGGCAGCAGGTGCGCAACCCCGTGATGTTCGTCGTCGAGGTGACGAGCATCCTGACGACGCTGCTCTTCTTCCACGCCCTCTTCGGCCGCGGCGAGGCACCGGCCCCGTTCATCGGCAGCGTGTCGGCGTGGCTGTGGTTCACGGTCGTCTTCGCGAACTTCGCCGAGGCGCTCGCGGAGGGCCGCGGGAAGGCGCAGGCCGAGGCGCTGCGGCGGGCCCGCCGGGATACGCCGGCGAAACGGCTCCGGCGGCCGGAGCGGCCCGACCGTGCCGGACCGTACGAGACGGTGTCGTCGACGGTGCTTCGCAAGGGCGACGTCGTGCTCGTCGAGGCCGGCGACGTGATTTCGGGCGACGGTGAGGTCGTCCAGGGCATCGCGTCGGTTGACGAGAGCGCGGTCACGGGCGAGAGCGCGCCGGTGATCCGCGAGTCGGGCGGCGACCGGAGCGCGGTGACCGGCAGCACACGCGTGCTGTCCGACTGGCTGCTGGTGCGCATCACCGCGAACCCCGGCGAGGGCTTCATCGACCGGATGATCGCGCTCATCGAGGGCGCGCGCCGGCAGAAGACGCCGAACGAGATCGCGCTCAATATCCTGCTGGCCGGCTTCACGATCCTGTTCCTGGTCGTCTGCGCGACGCTGCTGCCCTACTCGATCTACAGCGTCGGGGCGGCCGGGCGCGGCGCGCCGGTCACGATCACCGTGCTGGTGGCGCTCCTCGTCTGTCTCATCCCGACGACGATCGGGGGCCTCTTGAGCGCGATCGGCATCGCCGGCATGGACCGGATGATCAAGCGGAACGTGATCGCGCTGTCGGGACGCGCCGTCGAGGCCGCGGGCGACGTGGACGTCCTGCTGCTCGACAAGACCGGCACGATCACGCTCGGCAACCGCCAGGCCGTCGAGTTCATCCCGGTGGACCACGCGAACGCGGAGGAGCTCGCCGAGGTCGCCCAGCTCGCCTCGCTGGCCGACGAGACGCCCGAAGGCCGCAGCATCGTCGTGCTTGCGAAGGAGCGGTACGGGCTGCGCGGGCGCACCGTCGGCACCGGCTCCGACGGCACGGATGAGGGGCAGTCCGAGGGCATGACGTTTGTCCCATTTACCGCGCAGACCCGCATGAGCGGTGTCAACTTCGACGGGGTCGTGATCCGGAAGGGCGCCCCCGACGCCATCGTCGCGCAGGTACGGTCCGGCGGCGGGGCGGTGCCGCAGGACCTCAACGCGGTGGTCGAGCGGATCGCCCGCTCGGGCGGGACGCCGCTGGTCGTGTCGCGCAACGACAAGATCCTGGGGGTCATCCACCTCAAGGACATCGTGAAGGGCGGCATCAAGGAGCGGTTCATGCAACTGCGCCGCATGGGGATTCGCACGGTCATGATCACCGGCGACAACCCCTTGACCGCGGCGGCGATCGCGGCGGAGGCGGGGGTGGACGACTTCCTGGCCCAGGCGAAGCCCGAGGACAAGCTGCGGCTGATCCGGGAACAGCAGGCGGGGGGACGGCTCGTGGCGATGACGGGGGACGGGACGAACGACGCCCCGGCGCTGGCCCAGGCGGACGTGGCGGTCGCGATGAACACCGGCACGCAGCCGGCCCGCGAGGCCGCGAACATGATCGATCTCGACAGCAACCCGACGAAGCTGATCGAGGTGGTCGAGATCGGCAAGCAGCTGCTGATGACGCGGGGGGCGCTTACGACCTTCAGCATCGCCAACGACGTGGCGAAGTACTTCGCGATCATTCCCGCGGCGTTCGCGTCAACGTATCCCGCGTTGGGGGCGCTGAACTTCATGC